CCAGTTCCGGAATAGGCTTCGCGCCAGATATCGCCCAGGCCGTATTGCTGGAACAGCACCGGCACATCGAGAATCGAGCGGGTGGCGAACGGGAAATAGCCGCCGAACAAACCCACTTCGACGGGCGATGCCATCGAGATCATCGTCCGAGTGGACGGCATCAATGGTGCCAGCCTGCATGGCACGGAACAATTCGCCGGTCGGCACGATCTGGTCGGCGAAGAACAGCTCGATCACCATCTCGCCATTGGCCGCCTTGTTGAAGGCATCGACGAAGGGCTGGGTTACAAACTGGCCCAGGGCCGCCCCGGCATAGGTCTGCATACGCCAGCGGATCGGTTCCTGTGCAATCGCGGCAGGCGCCGCGAGGGCTGTTCCGGCCGCCGCGCCGGCAGCAACGCCGGCCTTGGTGAGAAATTGACGCCTCTTGATATTGCTCATGCTGTTCTCCTTTTCGGTTTCATCTTCTTAGGATCTGCTCATGTCAGCCTCGTAATTTGCCCTGGAACTGCTGCGGCAACCACAAGGCCAGCTCCGGGAACATCATCACGATCACCAAGGTGAGCAGCATGACCGCGACGAAGGGAATAACAGACTGGTAGATATGACGAATCGTGATTTCCGGCGGCGCCATAGCCCGCATCAGGAACAGATTGTAGCCGAACGGCGGCGTCATGTAGGCGATCTGGCAGGTGATCGTATAAAGGATGCCGTACCACACCAGATCGAACCCCAATATCTTGACCAGCGGCACGTAGAGCGGTGCGACGATCACCAGCATTGCCGTATCATCAAGAAAGGTGCCCATCAGCAAAAAACTCAGCTGCATCAGGATCAGCACATGCCACGGCTCAAGCCCGAGTTGGCCGAGGAAGAAATCCTCGATGGCGCGCACTGCGCCGAGCCCGTCAAACACCGCGCCAAAGCACAATGCCGCCAGAATGATCCACATGAACATGCAGGAAATGCCGAGCGTCTTGCGCACCGTGTTTTCAAACACCTCGCGGGTCAAACGCCGCTTGATGATCGCAGCCAGCATCGAGGCCAGCGCGCCAACCGCCGAGCTTTCCACCAGGCTGGTGTAGCCCATCAGGAACAGGCCGTTCATCAGGAAGAAGATCATGAAGGGCAGGATGCCGGCACGCAGCAGGCTTATCCGTTCACTCCAAGTGATGGCATCGCGTTCTGCTTTTGAGAGCGGCGGCCCCAGATGCGGCTGCAGCTTGCAGCGCACCGCAATGTAGAGAATGAACAGGCCGGCCATCAGCAGCCCCGGAAATACCCCCGCCAGCCACAGCTGGCTGACCGGCTGCCGGGCGATCATGCCATAAAGCACCAGCACCACCGAAGGCGGTATCAGGATCCCCAGACTGGATCCCCCCTGGATCACCCCGGTGATCATCACCTTGTCGTAGCCGCGGCGCAGAAGTTCCGGCAACGCAATGGTCGCACCGATCGCCATGCCGGCCACCGACAGCCCGTTCATTGCCGAAATCACCACCATCAGCAGAATGGTGCCGATCGCCAGCCCGCCCGGCACTGGTCCGAACCAGACATGGAACATCCGGTAAAGATCATCAGCAATGCGGCTTTCGGAAAGCATGTAGCCCATGAAAATGAACATCGGCAGCGTGAGCAGCGGATACCATTTCATCAGCTTGATAGACTGCGCGAAGGCGATTTCAACGCCGCCCGTACCCCACAGCGGCAGCGCCGCGATCACCGCCACGGCGCCGATCACGCCGAACACGCGTTGCCCGGTCAACAACAGCGCCATCATGGCGGCAAACATGAACAACGCGATAAGTTCGTAGCTCAAAGGCCCGCCTCGCTTTGGTGGTCGACGCTGACGCCGCGCAAATAAAGGATGTCACGAAGAAACTCGGCAAATGTCTGCAACAGCATCAAGAAGATGCCGATGCCGCCGATAAGCTTGACCGGCCACATATAGGGCCGCCACACCGAGTGGGCGCGCTCGCCATATTCGATGGCATAGGTGGTGCTGGAAACCGCGCCGTAGAGCAGCACGCAAAGGTAAAACAGCAAGAACAGCACGGTCACCGCATCAACCGCCGCCTTGCGCCGTGGCGACCAGCTCGCATAGACCAGATCCATCCGCACATGGTCGCCCAGTTGCATCGAATAGGCCCCGCCCAAAAGGTAATAGGCAACCATGATGAACTGCGCCATTTCCAGCGTCCACAGCGCTGGCGACCCGGCATATTTGCTCACCGACGACCACAACAGCACGCCCATCAGCGCGAAGATCAGATACATCGCAAACCGGCCGACACGACGGTTGAAGGCGTCGACCACACGAATATAGCGTTCGGCCAGCTTCATGCTTGCCCCCTCCGCTCACACACCACCTGCCACAGGCGGGTCGCCATTCCAGGCATCGCAAGTTCAGGCATGCAGGCGCCCTCCCTGTTCTTCGAGATCGGAAAGTGCGGTGCGAAGCAGCCTGGCGATCCGGTCCGCCCAGAGCTCTTGACCAGGCGCATCGGCAATCAGGTCATTGCGGATTTCCAGCATCACATTGGCGATTTGCCGGGCCAGGCCATGCCGCTTGAGGGTGTGCGTGACGCCGTCGTCGGCACCATAGGGATAGTTTCGCCGCACGCCTTCGAGCTTCTCCTTTGCAACTGCCGCAAGCATCGCATCGGCAAGCCGGCTATCCGCGTCGTGCAGAATACCGAGCAATCCATCGCGCGGTTTGCCGAAATAGACCGGGGTGAAGGAATGCACGGTGACCAGAACAACCCGCCGGCCCACGCTCAGACGGCTGTCGATGAGAGCATCAATCGCATTATGAAACGGGTGATAGAGCGCCTCGGCCCGGCATGCACGGTCCTCTTCGCTCAGGTTCTGATTACCTGGAACCGAATAAATCTCACTGCGTTCGGGATAAGCGTCAGCGGCTTCGGGCGGGCGGTTGCAATCATAGACCAACCGCGAAAACCGCTGCATCACCAGCGGCGCGTCGAGAATTTCGGAGAGCCGTTCGGCAACATTGGCCGCGCCAGGGTCCCAGCCGATATGGCTTTTCAGGGTGGCTTCTTCCAGCCCAAGCGTGCCCAGCTTGCGCGGAATGGTATGTGCCGCGTGTTCGCAGACCAGCACCACATCGCTCGCCCCGTTTTCACGGTGAACGGCAAAGACAGGACCTTCTGAAGGATCGATCAGCATGCGGTCTCGCACCTTGATAACTGTTCCCGATAACCTGCGGCCTGTGCCGGCCGCTTGCGTAACATTGATTAGTATTGTGTGCTCCCTGTCAATCCTGTAATTTTTATTACATATTTGGAATCAACAGATCGGGAACCGGAAATGGCCATACGCGAACAGGTGCAGGCAGCTTTGGGCACGCTGCCGGGCGCGGAAAAGAAGGTCGCCCACGCTTTCCTTGCCAATTATCCCAGCATCGGGCTTTCAACCATCGCCGAACTCGCAGCCCTTGCCGGAACCAGCGCGCCCACGGTGTTGCGGTTCGTTTCCCGGCTCGGCTTCGACTCCTATCCGGAATTCCAGCGGGTGCTGCGCAAGGACGTGCAGGCACAATTGATGTCGCCGCTCGAACGCGCCCGCAGCTCGGCGCCGGCAGCCGACAATCCTGCACTCAAGGCCAGTTTTTCGGTGATCTCCGCCAATCTCGAGGCTACTCTGAAAGCAATCACGGAGAGCGAATTCGAGGCGGCCTGTGAACTGCTCTCCGATCACAAATCGACCTGCTATTTCCTGGGCGGTCGCTTCACCGATACAATCGCTGCTTACATGGCCGCACACCTTACGATCATCCGTCCCAATGTCAGGCATTTCAGCGGTCAGACATCGACATGGCGCGACCAGTTGCTCGATGTCCGTCCCGGAGACGTAGCAGTGCTTTTCGATATCCGCCGCTATCAG
This DNA window, taken from Hoeflea algicola, encodes the following:
- a CDS encoding TRAP transporter large permease, yielding MSYELIALFMFAAMMALLLTGQRVFGVIGAVAVIAALPLWGTGGVEIAFAQSIKLMKWYPLLTLPMFIFMGYMLSESRIADDLYRMFHVWFGPVPGGLAIGTILLMVVISAMNGLSVAGMAIGATIALPELLRRGYDKVMITGVIQGGSSLGILIPPSVVLVLYGMIARQPVSQLWLAGVFPGLLMAGLFILYIAVRCKLQPHLGPPLSKAERDAITWSERISLLRAGILPFMIFFLMNGLFLMGYTSLVESSAVGALASMLAAIIKRRLTREVFENTVRKTLGISCMFMWIILAALCFGAVFDGLGAVRAIEDFFLGQLGLEPWHVLILMQLSFLLMGTFLDDTAMLVIVAPLYVPLVKILGFDLVWYGILYTITCQIAYMTPPFGYNLFLMRAMAPPEITIRHIYQSVIPFVAVMLLTLVIVMMFPELALWLPQQFQGKLRG
- a CDS encoding TRAP transporter small permease subunit, whose amino-acid sequence is MKLAERYIRVVDAFNRRVGRFAMYLIFALMGVLLWSSVSKYAGSPALWTLEMAQFIMVAYYLLGGAYSMQLGDHVRMDLVYASWSPRRKAAVDAVTVLFLLFYLCVLLYGAVSSTTYAIEYGERAHSVWRPYMWPVKLIGGIGIFLMLLQTFAEFLRDILYLRGVSVDHQSEAGL
- a CDS encoding N-formylglutamate amidohydrolase, whose translation is MLIDPSEGPVFAVHRENGASDVVLVCEHAAHTIPRKLGTLGLEEATLKSHIGWDPGAANVAERLSEILDAPLVMQRFSRLVYDCNRPPEAADAYPERSEIYSVPGNQNLSEEDRACRAEALYHPFHNAIDALIDSRLSVGRRVVLVTVHSFTPVYFGKPRDGLLGILHDADSRLADAMLAAVAKEKLEGVRRNYPYGADDGVTHTLKRHGLARQIANVMLEIRNDLIADAPGQELWADRIARLLRTALSDLEEQGGRLHA
- a CDS encoding MurR/RpiR family transcriptional regulator, with product MAIREQVQAALGTLPGAEKKVAHAFLANYPSIGLSTIAELAALAGTSAPTVLRFVSRLGFDSYPEFQRVLRKDVQAQLMSPLERARSSAPAADNPALKASFSVISANLEATLKAITESEFEAACELLSDHKSTCYFLGGRFTDTIAAYMAAHLTIIRPNVRHFSGQTSTWRDQLLDVRPGDVAVLFDIRRYQADLVRLGELMVERKARILLITDPWLSPIARSARVVLPCVVDANRTWDSSVTLLALAEALIDRVSRAQSSSARTRMQTLEDIHWNNPPQR